The Hymenobacter baengnokdamensis genome includes a region encoding these proteins:
- the aspS gene encoding aspartate--tRNA ligase, whose translation MLRTHTNGELRQEHIGQTVTLVGWVQRTRDKGGILWIDLRDRYGITQLALEEGVESDAVRETARTLGREFVISVTGKVAERYSKNAHIPTGDIEVRVEKLAVLNPAKLPPFLIEDDTDGGDELRMKYRYLDLRRTPVRNNLMLRHRMAQAVRRYLDGQDFIEVETPVLIKSTPEGARDFVVPSRMNPGEFYALPQSPQTFKQLLMVSGFDRYFQIVKCFRDEDLRADRQPEFTQIDCEMAFVEQEDILNTFEGLVRYLFKEIKSLDFPTVPRMEYADAMRWYGNDKPDVRFEMKFVELNDVVKGQGFPVFDGAELVVGINAATCAAYTRKQLDELTAFVKRPQLGATGLVYARVEAGGVVKSSVDKFYSQEELQKWKTAFNANEGDLLLLLAGPADKTRKALSELRLEMGQRLGLRDKDTFAPLWVVNFPLLEYLEEEGRYFAMHHPFTSPKPEDLHLLDNPATIGQARANAYDLVINGVEVGGGSIRIHDRTVQARMFELLGFSPEEAQAQFGFLLDAFEYGAPPHGGIAFGFDRLCSLFGGADSIRDFIAFPKNNSGRDVMIDSPSPISDKQLTELSIKTAVVAK comes from the coding sequence ATGTTAAGAACGCACACCAACGGCGAGCTTCGCCAGGAACACATCGGCCAAACTGTCACCCTCGTGGGCTGGGTGCAGCGCACCCGCGACAAGGGCGGCATCCTCTGGATTGACCTGCGCGACCGCTACGGCATCACCCAGCTGGCCCTCGAAGAAGGCGTGGAAAGCGACGCCGTACGCGAAACCGCCCGCACCCTGGGCCGCGAGTTTGTGATTAGCGTTACCGGCAAAGTGGCCGAGCGCTACTCCAAGAACGCCCACATCCCGACCGGCGACATCGAGGTGCGCGTCGAAAAATTAGCGGTGTTGAATCCGGCCAAGCTGCCGCCCTTCCTCATCGAAGACGACACCGACGGCGGCGACGAGCTGCGCATGAAGTACCGCTACCTCGACCTGCGCCGCACGCCGGTGCGCAACAACCTGATGCTGCGCCACCGCATGGCCCAAGCCGTGCGCCGCTACCTCGACGGCCAGGACTTTATCGAAGTTGAAACCCCCGTGCTCATCAAGAGCACCCCTGAAGGCGCCCGCGACTTCGTGGTGCCCTCGCGCATGAACCCCGGCGAGTTTTACGCCCTGCCGCAGTCGCCCCAGACGTTCAAGCAGCTGCTCATGGTGTCGGGGTTCGACCGCTACTTCCAGATTGTGAAGTGCTTCCGCGACGAAGACCTGCGCGCCGACCGTCAGCCCGAGTTTACGCAGATTGACTGCGAGATGGCCTTTGTGGAGCAGGAGGACATTCTCAACACCTTCGAGGGCCTGGTGCGCTACCTGTTCAAGGAAATCAAAAGCCTCGATTTTCCCACCGTGCCCCGCATGGAGTACGCCGACGCCATGCGCTGGTACGGCAACGACAAGCCCGACGTGCGCTTCGAAATGAAATTCGTGGAGCTCAACGACGTGGTAAAAGGCCAGGGTTTCCCGGTTTTCGATGGCGCCGAGCTGGTAGTGGGCATCAACGCCGCCACCTGCGCCGCCTACACCCGCAAGCAGCTCGACGAGCTGACCGCCTTCGTGAAGCGCCCGCAGCTCGGGGCCACCGGCCTCGTGTACGCCCGCGTAGAGGCCGGCGGCGTGGTAAAATCGTCGGTCGATAAGTTCTACTCGCAGGAAGAGCTGCAGAAGTGGAAAACTGCCTTCAATGCCAACGAAGGCGACCTGCTGCTGCTGCTGGCCGGCCCGGCCGACAAAACTCGCAAGGCACTGAGTGAGCTGCGTCTCGAAATGGGCCAGCGCCTCGGTCTGCGCGACAAGGACACGTTTGCCCCGCTGTGGGTCGTCAATTTTCCGCTGCTGGAGTACCTCGAAGAGGAAGGCCGTTACTTCGCCATGCACCACCCCTTCACCTCGCCCAAGCCCGAAGACCTGCACCTACTCGATAACCCCGCCACCATCGGCCAGGCCCGCGCCAATGCCTACGACTTGGTTATCAACGGCGTAGAAGTAGGCGGCGGCTCCATCCGCATCCATGACCGCACCGTGCAGGCTCGCATGTTTGAGCTGCTAGGGTTCTCACCCGAAGAAGCCCAGGCCCAGTTCGGCTTTCTGCTCGACGCCTTCGAGTACGGTGCCCCGCCCCACGGCGGCATCGCCTTCGGCTTCGACCGCCTGTGCTCGCTCTTCGGCGGCGCCGACAGCATCCGTGACTTCATCGCTTTCCCCAAAAACAACTCGGGCCGCGACGTGATGATAGACTCGCCCTCGCCGATTTCGGATAAGCAACTGACGGAGCTGAGTATCAAGACGGCTGTGGTAGCGAAGTAA
- a CDS encoding T9SS type A sorting domain-containing protein: MKFLPSLALAAALLTAGAAQAQTKVKTKTKYDDGTAIRTTGQAPAPVTLDGPIKRVETLSGIDVFPKPNSNSVLLSFTQQFTKPGTLVMTDYKDKVVYQQALDPADNTGAPVDLGHIQAGTYLVEAKTGNYVYWKKVRIKYPTVVRR, from the coding sequence ATGAAATTCCTTCCTTCGCTGGCCCTGGCGGCCGCTTTGCTCACGGCCGGCGCGGCCCAGGCCCAAACCAAGGTCAAGACCAAAACCAAGTACGACGACGGTACTGCAATCAGGACCACAGGTCAGGCGCCGGCCCCGGTTACGCTCGACGGCCCCATCAAGCGCGTCGAAACGCTCTCCGGCATTGACGTTTTTCCCAAGCCCAATTCCAACAGCGTACTGCTCAGCTTTACGCAGCAGTTTACCAAGCCCGGTACGCTGGTGATGACGGACTATAAAGATAAAGTAGTTTATCAGCAGGCACTGGACCCGGCCGACAATACCGGCGCGCCGGTCGACCTGGGCCACATCCAGGCCGGCACCTATCTGGTGGAAGCCAAAACCGGCAACTACGTGTACTGGAAGAAGGTACGCATCAAGTACCCGACGGTAGTGCGCCGCTAG